Genomic DNA from Zonotrichia leucophrys gambelii isolate GWCS_2022_RI chromosome 23, RI_Zleu_2.0, whole genome shotgun sequence:
GGGACAGGCCGGAGCTGGGAGCAACGGGAACAGCGGGAGGAAGCAGCGGCAGCAAACGGGAGGAAGCCATGGGGCCAGCCCGGAGCTGGGAGCGATGGGGACAGCGGGAGGGAGCGATGGGGACAGGCCGGAGCTGGGAGCGATGGGGGCAGCCCGGAGCAGTAAGCGCGGCGGCCCCGCCACCCCGGCGCCGATGGAAGGATACGATCCGGCAGGTCGCCCCCGCCGCCAGGCTCTCCTGGATGGCCACCGACTGGTCCATGGCCGGGGCCCGGAGCCTGTCCCGGCCGCTGCGCGCTCGGCGCTGGCGCAACGCGATGAGCGCGGCTccccccccggggccgcccccgccgccgctccgtTATCGCCCCGGGAGCGGCCGGAAATAACGGGGAGCACCGGGGGGAGCGGCCTGGCCCGGCACGGACGGCGGCCGGGCGGGTTCTGCGCGGAGGGATGCGGAGCACGGGGgaggcacggcacggcacggcacggcccgaACGCGGCCGGCCCCTCCCGGAAGGAAAGGGGGACTGAGAGGGGGAACGCTGGGCTCGGCAGGCATGGGAAAGGATCATTTCCACGGAAAAGCGCGAGATGCTCTTTTTTTTAGTAGCcccttgaattatttttttagtagccccttgaattatttttttgttgttgttgaatATCAAGATGACCCAGCACAAAGCCGTTATTCAAATTAATTAATGCGGAGTGTGGGAGTAAGTAAGTGCTGTAAAATACCACCCCGAGCTTTTTGCAGTGTCGAGACGGATGTATCTCTTTCCACGGATGCAGATCGAAAGTCAGGGAAAGCCCGAGTGGTCTCGGTCagtgacagccctgcagcacttcCCCCTAATCCAGAAGCGGGTGAGTCCCACTTCTCTGCTCACCAAAGTACAAGAGAACAGCCTGAAAACGCTGCTCTGAGCCCCAAACCTTTCAAGAATTGTGATGCTGGgctgtgtttttaaaacagaacaaCCCTTGACGTGAATACACTGACACTGAAACAAGCTAAACACACACCCAAAGGCTGAGCTGCGGTTTTACTGTACCAGAACAGGCTCTGCAGCGTGGGAAGGGCCGGCTGTGGTAGAATGACgtggttttttatttcatcCACCCCGTtagggctggcactgctccacGAGGGCCAGCGCCGCTGATTCTCCTTGCTGGGAAAGCACACGAGGCTCCAAGGGCTCAGACccacccagctcagctctgccgCCCTCCCACAGGTCACACTGTGCTCAGCCACACTCCACACAGAGCACCAAAGGCGGCTGACACAAAGagcttttaatattttggaatattttctcCAAGGAACCAGTGGCAGGGAACAGCACCACAGGTAATTCAGCCTGGCCATGCTCTGTGTGCTCacctctgggctctgcttcagcagcagagaACCACAGATGTGAAACAGAACCATCTAAAACTTGAGATGCTTTTAGATTAATCCCACTTCCCCGCCTGAGGCTGGGGATGAAACACAAAGTTGCTGTTTTACATACACAGGCAAGAAGCATTTTACTTTGGAGCTGTCAGAGGGGTGCAGGGAGACTGTGCCACAAGCAGGTCATTGATtagagcagcccctgtgccaatgcaggatttggggggttttaagGAGGCCTAAAACCTCCTTTAAGGAGGCCTAAAACCCCCTTGTTCCAGCTCCTGAGGTCCCCCATTCCAGCATCCACAATTAGCTTGCAGGTCTCTCAGACCTACAGGATTTGGGCAGGGTAGGATAGAACCCCTTGGTGTAGATTTCTAGGTGGACAGATGAAGTgcttttcctctgggaaaagggaaaatcttGTTTTCAAGTGCTTAAACTTTACTGAAATGGCAGGACTCAGCCATGCTGGGATGGTGCAGGATGCAGAGTGCAGCTTGAGGGGGGGTTAGGATCCACAGCAGGGTCCTATGGGCCTCAAGGGCCTAAAGAGGGGTTTAGGATCAACAGCAGGGTTCTGTGCAGGGTGAGTAGTTAAACTTTACTGAAATGTCAGGACTCACCCATGCTGGGATGGTGCAGGATGCAGAGTGCAGCTTAAGGGGGGGTTTACGATCAACAGCAGGATTCTATGGGCCTCAAGGGCCTAAAGGGGGGTTTAAGATCAACAACAGGGTGCTATGGGCCTGATGGGGGATTTAGGATCAACAGCAGGGTCCTATGTAAAGTGACCCTCAAGGGTTTAAGGAGCGTTTAGGATTGGCAGCAGGGTCCTATGCAGGGTGAGCAAAGTGCCCCCCAAGGGTGAGCAGCTGCCCATGAGCAGATGCAGAGGGCTCAGACACCCtgttggtggcacagggacagtaCACAGGGTGTTTGCTAGCAGCCTTGGCtgaaggcagagagcagcagatcCTACTGATCCTacaggagaggctgtggagctgcctggctgctgcctaCCCCCAGAGGGAGGTGGAGACCCTGAAATTCAGGAGGAGAACCACCCCACATGCCATGAGCTGCAGGAGTGGGGCCAGTGCTGCCTGCCCGGCGCTGTTGAGGTGAACTTTGCCATCCAGTTTCAGACAGCTGCCCTTTGGGGTGGCTGGGCAGCACTCCTGGTAGCAGGCAGCCTtcaccccagcagcacaggctggttTGGCAGCcttgcaggctctgctgcatcCTGCCATGTAATTCAAGCCCATCTTCTTcatctggaaggagagagaCATTAGCCTGGGGGTCATGCCTTTAGGATTAGCATTACAGGAACACAAtgctgtgcagccccaggccATACCTCACAGAAGTCCTGTCCCAAAATGCATCTAGTGGTGGTTTtcctgcctttgaaacactggtcACCACGACAGGAAAATGCTGCACACACTTTGCCCTGTGAGAGAAAGGACAGGGAGATGCCATCTGTCCATCAGGACAAAAACTGCATTtaggacagccctgggctcctctccatccccctctgctctgctggtttTTGTGCTATCAGGCATTTGAGATCCAGAGATAAAGGAGTATTCTGAAACTGCAAGAAACTTCTGAGAGACCAGCAGAGCAAGCAAGTTTCAagcctctttttccttcctcttaagagggctctgcagagataagctccttcctctcctctaggctcaggaaggggctgcagagcccagtgGGGTCtcaccctcctgcagctgcaggaaggctCATCCATCCCATGGTGAGATCAAAGTGATGagagtgctgctctggggagcaaACCTGATGGAGAGAAGGCTCATCCATCCCATGGTCAGATCAAAGTGCCTGAGCTGGTGtgagtgctgctctggggagcaggATTGATGGACAGGGACAAAGCCCAATGCACAGGGCTCCTCATGGGCTCCTTACTTCCAGTAAATACTCATTCCAATACTCATTCAGGGTTTATTGCCCTTCCAGAGTCAGTGTTTACCCCATAAATCAAACGGAGGAGGGACCTTTTTGTGTCCCCTGCTCAGGGGTGAGCTCAGccgccccagcagccccagaccCACGGGTGCAGCCCCAGGCCCATGGGTGCAGCCCAGATCCATGGGTGCAGCCCCAGGCCCATGGGTGCAGCAGGGGGTGCAGCatggagccctgcagccccagaccCATGGGTGCAGCCCAGATCCATGGGTGCAGCCCACTCCCAtgggtgcagcccagccccatgggtgcagcagcctctcctgctgggTACCTACGTTCTGGGGGGGAGCCCggggggtgctgctggtgctgctggtgctgctggtggttGTCAGTGGCACTGGGGCGGTGGTGGTGGGTGCCAGGTCACCTGCAGACACACGAGGAGCCCCGTGAGGCTGGGACAGCCCACACAGAGCCAGATTCACtagcactgccagggccaccctgcctctcaccccagcacagggtgaCCCCAAAAGggaggcagaagcagcacagcccctctgggttGTGCCCACCAGAATAAAGCAGAACAAAGCTGGGCCATACCGTAGGCGGTGGCGttgagctgcaggcagagagggccagcacagcactccagggcacagggctgcctgctgctgttggTGCTGCAGGGCTCCATGCTGCaccccctgctgcagcctgccgTGTAGTTGGTGCTGGAGAAACGATAGAGCTGCAAGGAAGGGGCAGAGCAAAGGGTAAAGTGAGTGTGGAGAGGGGCTGCCatgaaaaaccagaaattacTGACAGgctgccagagaggaaagggagatGGAGACAGATTTGATAGAGCAGTGTGGGTTGCTGAGGTTTTCCCTGGCGCAGCCCCTGGCAGCTCGTACCTGGCAGTGAGTCTGGTTATGGCAGGTGGCTGTTGTGTTGGCATGGGCTCCATCCTGGTAACACCGCTCTCCTGAGCACTGAAAGCTCTGGCAGGTTTGCTGGAGGGACACCAGggtgtcactgcagggctgtccccaagcacagcctggctgcctgcaggggcCACCCCCACCTGGCCACCCTCTGGGCTCCCCTCCACCACATGGCCCTCCTGTGACCAACCAGCTGGGCAGGTGACACCGTCCATGGGGCAGCAACAGCCCAGCAATTCCCCTCTTTCCATTCCTTGCCTTACCATGgtctcctctgctccctccataGAGGTGTTGGTGGCCACCAGAGAGGCATTGGTGGGGGTGGCCACCACCGTGGCATTGTTGGTGACCACCACCACTGAGCTGTTCCTGGTGGATGCTGAAGCCTCCTTGGTAGTTGCCACCACCACCACGGCATTCTTGGTGGCTGCTGAGGTGTTCTTGGTGGCCATGGTCACCATTGAGGTGCTCTTGGTGGCTGCTGAAGCCTCCTTGGTAGTTGCCACCACCATCATGGCATTCCTTGGGGCTGCCAAGGTGTTCTTGATGGCCATGGTCACCATTGAGTTGCTCTTGGTGGCCATGGTCACCATTGAGGTGTCCTTGGTGGTTGCCAATGCATTCTTGGTGGCCCTGACCACCACCAAGTTGTTCTTGGTGGCCATCGAGGCCTCCTTGGTAGTCACCACCACCACGGCATTCCTGGTGGTTGCTGAGGTGTCCTTGGTGGCTGCCAATGCGTTCTTGGTGGCCGCAGAGGTGTTGGCAGTGGCCACCACTGCAGCATTCTGGGTGGTGGCCACCACCATGGCATTCTTGGTGGCCGCCACCACTGCAGCATTGTGGGTGGCCACTGAAGGGCTCTTGGTGGTCACAGCCACCTTCTTGGTGGTCACTGCTCCTACCAAGGCTTTCCTGGTGGCTGCTGAGGTGTCCTTGGTGGCcatcacagctgtgctgtgcgctggaaaacaaaaagctcCTGCTTGGTGAAGGAGACACCAAGGAAGGGACAACGTGCTCAGCAAGCCCTGTGTCCCTTCCTGAGCCATGGCACAGTCCAGAGGGACCTGTGGGAAGCATCTGGCACACTGTGGCCAGgagatgaaatggaaaatggcCACAGGATGTCCCCAAGAGTGTTCACTTGCAGCCACCAAGTAGGCAGCACAAGGAAGCAGGTGGGGgccagcagccaccacagcagcGCTGTGTGGGTGTCACAACAGCCTGTCCCTCCCACTTCCAGCCATACTGCCTGGCAAGGACAGGTTTTATGGGAAAATGTTCCTCacccatcctgcagctctgtcctacagagcacagcctgcagaggacaGGCACAAAGTCATCACTCTGCCTGTGCCCcactccctgcagcacctcagaTTTCCCTTTGGGTACAGAACTCacctgctgtggcaggagagTCCTGAAGAGAGAGTTGCAGAGCCAAGATGCAGAGCAGGAGGCCTGGAATGGAGTGGGAAtgcctgagagcagcacagagagccctGCTGTCTGCCTTacccacccagcagcacaggcaaaaTCCTTGAACAGACAGGCAGGGAAGCTCCTCCACCTCCCCAAagccccaggtgagctcagggagGCTTCTAGCACAGCCCcaacagctggagcagagatgggGGACAGACAGGCAgacaggcagacagacagacaggcagacactgctccctgtgctgacaCAGCCCCCTTACCTCGAGTGTGGGGCCCGAGCCGTCGGTGTCCAgccatcctcatcctccagcagctgcacctggagctggcaggggcagaggggtcagagctcacccaggtGCAGGggggacagcccaggacagctctgtgcccagccccaggacagctctgtgctgtccccgcagtgcccagcccctcctggaggCTCCCCAATCCCCCGTGGCTGCTGACGGGGATCAGGAGCCCCGGGGATCTCTGCGTGTGCTGTTGGTGTGGCAACAACTCCCTggggtcacagccctgcaggcagctgccacCAGCAGGGCTCGGGGTGACACAGGGAAAAGCGGAGATGGGACCTGGCTCTCCATCCTCTATTTGCATTCCAAATGTTGAGCTGTTTTGCTAAGGAAATGGTGGAGGTGTGACCCCAAACAGGCTCCAAAGCCAAGTTCTCCAAGGGGAATGGTAATACTCCCCTCTTGTTTTATGATTTAGGCTGAATCACCATTCCCCCAGGACCTGGAGGGGCTGAAGCTGAATCAGAGACCTCCAAGGCTTCAGAAAGAGCCAGCTGGCACCTCACCCTGCAAACCAGCCCAGAACAGCTCTGGACATCCacactgagcccagggcaggcaaCACAAGGAACAACAACAAGGATGAGCCTGACACAGCCTCATCCCAGAACAAGCTTCCCCCCAGGCAGGGAAATACCCCACAGCACTGACTCACctgtctgctgctcctggagccccagcacacctcgggcactgccagcacctctgagcagctgctgtggcacagccccaccccTGGCACCCGCAGGGAAGGGTCACATGCAGCTCCACAGGGACAGAGGCTCAAATGTCCCGTACAGCAGTGGGGAAAGGGCTTGTGAGGTGGACGTGTCACACAAAGGGCTTGTGAGGTGgacatgtcacagacatcttttatgaaaaatcttttctttaagatttttcctcctgagaagctgagaggcctcaggaacaaaatgtaatcattgattatctgctgctgtggaatgcaacaggtaaaTCTTTGATTAGCCCATGTTAGTTGTTTCTAATttatggccaatcacagtgacctggctcagacagagagctgagccacaaacctttgttatcattctttcctattctattcttagccagccttctgaaaaaatcctttcttctattctttgagtatagttttaatataatatatatcataaaataataaatcaagccttctgaaacatggagtcaaatcctcatctcttccctcatcctcagacccctgtgaacagtCACAGGACATGTCACACCAAGGGCTTGTGAGGCTGGACAGGTCACACAAGCCACCTCTGCACTCAGAGGGGACTGGGGGACACAAGTGCCACTGCCACACCTGATCTGTGTGAGTGGCCCCtgcacagaggggctgcagtTCTTGAGGCATCATGAATCCATGGGTAGGTACAGACACCTCCAATGTGACACCAGGGGACAAGGATGCTGCTGAAGCCACAACAGGCATCTCTAAACATCTGTGTTTCcatctccatcctcctgcaCCACAGATGGATCTGCACATGAATGACCTACCAGGACATTCAAGCCAAGCAGTGACACAGAAATCACCCCAGAGACAAACCTGAGGTTCAGTTGGTAgttctctgaaaaaaacaatGGCCAAAGCTCCCCAGGGGCATAAACCCAAGGTAAAAACAGTTCTGTAAGCCAGGTGAGCttggtttttaaagaaaaccatAAGTTCACACCAAGATCTAGAAACAGGACCAGTACCTGTCAGCACACAGTGTCCATGTGCTTCAGTACACCCTCACCATAAACATTTCCAGCAGAGTGGAAATGagagaaggaattttctgaCAGCTGtgtaaaaagcattttaaacacACTGCAATCAAAACTCTTCCTTCCAGCATTTGAAAGAAGACAAGTCTCTCAGCACTTCCTAAATTACAATGACTTTATTTTTCAAGGtactttttaatataaaacaatGTCACAAGTCTAAGTGGCTTACTAGAAAGTGACTCTATAAAGTATTCTTGAACTCTATGTTCATGCACATACAAAATGCAGACAAAGAAGAAGTCAAAGCTGCTGCCAGATCCACTCTCTCTGCAGATGTGGGATCCTTCCCCTGGGGACAGCTACAGCAGCCCTTGGCGCTTCAGGTCTTCGTAGGTCTTTTTATTCACCACATTCCCACTGGAATCCTCATATTCCTCCTGGAAAAGAACCACAGTTTAGAGACTCAAATGTTAGCTCCAAGAGCAGCCACTGAACATGAGCACCCTGCCAGAACTTCTGTGCAGGAAGGCAGGCAGTGGATCTGCCAGCAGGTGCTGGGAGAAGAGCTCAGCCAGGGCCAGAGTTGTTACAGGTTGTGCTACAGATTTTACCTCCCACTTTTGCCCTGCACCCTGCTGAAAAATGGCTTTGGAACAGAAGTTTAGGAAAAGGTACCAGTGTAAGCAAGGACACTGCTCACACCCAGAACAAGGGGTTCCCATGGACACAGGAGGAGAGACACTGAATGCCTCTCACTGCTCACCTCTGTATCAGGCTGCCACCTCTCTGAAGCCTTCTGCTGTTTCAGCTTCGCCCACACTGCAAACACAAAGTCAAACAGGATCTGTCACTTCCCTCGAGATACTGACTTCTTAAAAATACACACATgagcttttttccctcccttttaaATCCAGGAATGCATCTAACATCCATTACAAAGGATAAATATTATAATCCATCATTCCACTGTACTATCATTCCACTGTGCTCACTGAAAGGCACTGAGCTGAAGCAAACAAGACCTCAAATGGATTTCTGGGATGGGACACGAGACCAAGGTCCAAAGCCACCCTTTCAGAAAAGGTGATGCTCTTTAACATGTTCCTTGCTCTTTAACATGTTCCTTGCCCTGCCATCACTACTTACATGAGACTGCATCCTCAATCTGTGTGACATTGGCAAAGTGAGCTGTGTTGGGGATGCCCAGGCACCGCATGCCGTGGGCATGTCTCCACTCCTGGGGGAAGAGATGAGATCAGTGTGAGAGGGAACACCACAAGACATTAACATCTAAACAGGGTGTAAAACATGTTATCACAGTACAAATCCACCAGTCCtctttaaaaacattattttcttgtcCTGCAGTCAGTAACACCACACCAGCCATCAACAGCCACACTGCACCCATCAGACTGAGCACTGGGTGTTCaaatgggcagggatggcagcaaaAGTGATCTCTGTATGCCTAACACCATTTCTGGGTTCTGTTGCATTGCCCTGCAGCACAAGCTCAGACCCACATGGCAAAAATGCTGCTCAGGGACCCCAGGGACTCATTACAATGCAAGAATGaatgcagcagggctgtcactTACTGCAAAGTGCCTCTGGAAAGCCTTGGGCCCTCGGTAGGTGTAGTTACCACAAATCTCACAGTTGTAGTTGATGTTCAGTCCATGGAGTTTATACAACCAGTAAGGGATGGGCTGGAGCAAGGAGACAGCAGGATTAGGTCACATGGCAAAAAAACTCAGAGAAGCAGCGTGGAGTCAGTGACCTGTCTCACTTCTCCAGGCCTGCTAAGTCTCAGTTACCTTCCCATCCCAGCCAAGAGGCAGATTTTTAGGATTATAaatgatttcattttcttcatcttcacTCTCGCTCTCGCTgatctgctcctcctcctcctcctctctctcctcccctgtCCGTGCCTGCTTGCGCTGCACGTTCTCGTGGGTGAGGTGTCTCTGTTCctggaggggagagaggaagggacTGTCCACACACCATGGCAGCAAAAAGTCAGGCAAAAAGGCACTCTTGTAGCCAAAAACTCCCTCAGTGCACAGAGGGAGGAAACAAGACCAGTGTGAAGCAGAGAATTCCCACCTTACAGAGCCAAACAGTTTCAGTTTTTAGTACCCTGACATTTCCTATTTGTAAAGAATGAAACCTTGTATCACCTATTAGCACTTCCAGTGttaccacagcagcagccactcccCTGAAAACAATCCCCCAAACCTAAACACAAGGAGAAAGGCAGATCAAATTAAAGGTTTGCAGTGCTGTATGACTTATGCACAAAACAGATGTGGAGCAGCACACTGATGTCATGCTGCCTATGAAAGCACTATGTAAAGATAAGGACAATGTTCCAGTCACTATTTGACAgctctgaaataaaaagcttaaaaacaaaataaaatccttaCCCCAAGAACTTCCACATACTCATAAATCTGAGCTTCCAGGAATGCAagatctttatttctttctgtgtcCCTGAAAGAGATGAGGTATCTTCATTAAACACACAAGTTCAGCTCTGGTACCTTCTGTTTGGTTCAGCATGAAAAGCTTTTAATATCCAACAAGAGTGGTGACCATAGAACACTCCTCATCCAAGAGAAGAGAACATTGCCAGCTTCAGAATGACCTCTGAGAACTCaccttttgcttccttttgtcTTTGGATTCTTAGCAAACAAGGAAGGATCAAGTGCTTCCAGGGATTTGCCTTTGGTGCTAAAGAGCCTCTGAGCACGTTCCTCCAGAGtcctgcagaggggcagggaagggatgagTCTAGATTGCAGTTTTACATTTCCTGAGAACTACCTGAATTCATGCAATAAAAATCTAAATGTAGCTTTTAGGAAACCATGAGATTCCTTTTATCTTTGTCTTCATTAAAGTCAAAGTCTACTGTACCAGAGACAGGACCAGTTTAGAGCAGCAGATCCCACTGCTTGATTCTTTAATGTTTTATCCTTTAAACATCTCTAAGGTAATTCTAGTACAACAGAGATAACCACACAAGTATCCCAGATAGAAATGTGATACAGGAACACCCCAGAAACTGAAGGGAACTCTACAAAATTGCACCTTACCCTCCACACttcagccccagagccagcaaAGCTGATTTTAATCTGTCCAGTCCCAGGGAGGCCAATTCCTGTTCAATTAAATAAACCACTGTAAGGGACAAGCTGTTCAACACATACAATATGGATATAACCCATTTTAACTTATTAAATATAGCTTATTAAATATAGCTAAATATAGCTATTAGCttattaatgaagaaaaaaccctgATGAACAGTGTTTAAGAAAGGACTGTCAACAGTGTACCCCTACTCCCAGGAAAATAAGGAATGTGACAAATCTAACCAGGTCTTTCAAGTTACACCCCTCAATTGGAGAAATCACATCATGAGCACCATCAAAGTTTTACCCAggaagcacagagccagggatgaAAACACAGCACTAAAAgtacacaaaaaacccaaattactGAACTTCCACCTGCTCAAAATGTGGTAGCAGTGCAGAGCACTGGAAAATTAATTACctcccaggaggagaaggccGAGAGGTCCAGGTGGGCACCAGCATGGGTGAGGGCACTGCTGGTCTctttctgccaaaaaaaaacacatgcAAGAGCTGCACaacaaactgcaacacttctgGCCATAGAACATTTTAATCTCTAGTAAAGCAGTtcatttcacagagaaaaatcctCTTAATAAACTGGAAATGGAGCAGCAGTGAAGATACAAAATAAGCCAATCTGAAACAATGCTTGTTTTAAACCAGTTATGCTGGATTTTAAATTCAGGCCAGTATGAATTtaaacacagagctgcagccctcaCTGTCATGGTGCCCCCAGCACAAATGACTCCCAGACCCCTCCCAAGCACAGAACATCCCCCAGGCCCAGCTGCTCACCGGCCAGCCCGGGAATGTGCCGTTCTCCCACTTCTTCTCAAACTCCGTCTGGATTTTCCCAAAAAGTTCATTCTGGTCCAGCAATGGCTTCACACGATCTGTGTAATCCTGCAGGTACTCAAGGAGCATTTCCAGATACCTGGCAGGGGAATCATGAGCACAGGAAATTCACTGTCACcctctcagcacagctctggacaGGCACCACCCTCCAGTGCTGCACAGGGATGTGACCAAGGTCAGGCCAGATTTCCAGACAGGATTTTCCTGACATAACAGTTCCAAGGGTACATTAAAGCTCTTCCTCTGAGCTAAATGTGCCtctccacatccctgctgcactgCAAGTTTGCTTGGGGCTCACACACATGATTGAGCTCAGGGCCCCAATTTATGTGAGTTAAATTTGACTGTTAATTATAATCTCTGGACACTTAAGAAGTAAATTCCTTCTCACCAGGAACTCCTTCTCACCAGTAAATTTCTTCTCACAAGGCAAACAGGCTCACCTCTTATATTCagcatttttcctctccttgggAATATCGAAGAGTTGATCAAATGAGGATAAGTAAGTGATATAATCCAATTTCTAAGAACAGAAAGTGTGAGTCAGATTTCATACATGGCCAAATTAACATCCAGCTCCCAGAAAAGAGGAGCCTCAGCCTGTGCAGGGCCTGGAGATCCCTGGGCCCACACACAGCAGGCACTCACCTCTGATGATTTCAGGTTAATGTACTTGAGGTAACAATCATGCAAATCCAAGTATCGTCCATACCCTTCCTCATCTGTGAACTCCACCAGATCTGAAGGAAAGATCATGAAAAGCTTTATTATGAGCTTAATATTCCCTACTTATTCTACAACTGTTTTTGAACTGGAAAAGGATCAGCTGTGAAGTCATTTATGCTTAAGGAAGGGGTCATCATGCCTCTGACACTCATTAGCAGCCCCAGAACATtccacaggaacagcagcctgACTGCAGTTCAGAAGCATTTAAACAGGAGAATTTTCAGAATTCATTTAGTAAAAGGGAGGTGAGGCCCTAAAACATGCAAACCAGATCAAACAACCTATTAAATAATGCCAGAGCTGGAGCAAACCACAAACTTACTCTGAGCTTCTTCACTGGGGTTGTCTCTggccttcagcagctcct
This window encodes:
- the LOC135457334 gene encoding mucin-5AC-like codes for the protein MATKDTSAATRKALVGAVTTKKVAVTTKSPSVATHNAAVVAATKNAMVVATTQNAAVVATANTSAATKNALAATKDTSATTRNAVVVVTTKEASMATKNNLVVVRATKNALATTKDTSMVTMATKSNSMVTMAIKNTLAAPRNAMMVVATTKEASAATKSTSMVTMATKNTSAATKNAVVVVATTKEASASTRNSSVVVVTNNATVVATPTNASLVATNTSMEGAEETMLYRFSSTNYTAGCSRGCSMEPCSTNSSRQPCALECCAGPLCLQLNATAYGDLAPTTTAPVPLTTTSSTSSTSSTPRAPPQNMKKMGLNYMAGCSRACKAAKPACAAGVKAACYQECCPATPKGSCLKLDGKVHLNSAGQAALAPLLQLMACP
- the SF3A3 gene encoding splicing factor 3A subunit 3, whose translation is METILEQQRRYHEERERLMDVMVKEMLTKKSTLRDQINSDHRTRAMQDRYMEVSGNLRDLYDDKDGLRKEELSAISGPNEFAEFYNRLKQIKEFHRKHPNEICVPMSVEFEELLKARDNPSEEAQNLVEFTDEEGYGRYLDLHDCYLKYINLKSSEKLDYITYLSSFDQLFDIPKERKNAEYKRYLEMLLEYLQDYTDRVKPLLDQNELFGKIQTEFEKKWENGTFPGWPKETSSALTHAGAHLDLSAFSSWEELASLGLDRLKSALLALGLKCGGTLEERAQRLFSTKGKSLEALDPSLFAKNPKTKGSKRDTERNKDLAFLEAQIYEYVEVLGEQRHLTHENVQRKQARTGEEREEEEEEQISESESEDEENEIIYNPKNLPLGWDGKPIPYWLYKLHGLNINYNCEICGNYTYRGPKAFQRHFAEWRHAHGMRCLGIPNTAHFANVTQIEDAVSLWAKLKQQKASERWQPDTEEEYEDSSGNVVNKKTYEDLKRQGLL